One genomic region from bacterium encodes:
- a CDS encoding SpoIIE family protein phosphatase: MLLPAKRFRFSLRLKIILLFLLLVVVMMTTVGYIYTVRDLNLRRDQMALRIGRLANNIAAVRSVETGDWDGYQTYLDNQIIVNPDIVYIAIFDDQGRLKVHALNRAWLELEASRPLTRLEQGSLVMRLDQRQIAPESQRDFARQSVQILVGSKSLGTVNIGFSLVELNDEMKANLVRNLLLDLLFLLLAVGVAYFVGSRIVNPLGKLTSAMERISHGQLDQRLEINSQDEIGEMAATFNYMARGLQEREIIETFSRQLGFTIELEKIARLITRQVSAAIKAGRCLLLLQRGASGRFVLLNAVPAPAASEGTAVVLDDQTVSRLLARRDPVLLHASEVATTSGAALRDAMGVSTEALIAPLVIKEGLRGLFILDRAPDREPPSEEELRLLTTMLSQGAIAIENALLYEELTEQERLKKEFEIARRVQLSLLPQRTPEMTGLEIAGICLPAEEIGGDYYDYFALDGETLGIAIADVTGKGSSAAFYMAVIKGIMLSLTPRHRSPRELLRELNRRVLQTMDRRIFATMIYATLDTRLKVLTFARAGHNALIRRRARDGGVEFLTPRGIGLGLAQDGHFEQHISEVRVRYDVGDLFIFYTDGISEAMNLERQEFGEDKLMAYVASLDACTAREVNAGIIDRIFEHMRQGAPHDDITLVTVKAM; encoded by the coding sequence ATGCTACTGCCGGCCAAAAGGTTCCGATTCAGCCTCCGCTTGAAGATCATTCTGCTCTTCCTGCTGCTGGTGGTCGTGATGATGACCACCGTCGGCTATATCTATACCGTCCGGGACCTGAATTTGCGCCGGGACCAGATGGCGCTTCGGATCGGCCGCCTGGCCAACAATATCGCCGCCGTGCGCTCGGTCGAGACCGGAGACTGGGACGGCTATCAAACCTACCTCGACAATCAGATCATCGTCAACCCGGATATCGTCTATATTGCTATTTTCGATGACCAGGGCCGGTTGAAGGTCCATGCCCTCAACCGCGCGTGGCTCGAACTGGAGGCCAGCCGTCCGCTGACGCGCCTGGAACAGGGCAGCCTGGTGATGCGCCTCGACCAGCGCCAGATTGCGCCGGAGAGCCAGCGCGATTTCGCGCGCCAGTCGGTCCAGATCCTGGTTGGCAGCAAGAGCCTGGGCACGGTGAACATCGGCTTCTCGCTGGTGGAACTCAACGACGAAATGAAAGCCAACCTGGTCCGCAACCTGTTGCTCGATCTGCTCTTCCTCCTCCTCGCCGTGGGAGTGGCCTACTTTGTGGGTTCACGGATTGTCAATCCTCTGGGAAAACTGACCAGCGCGATGGAGAGGATCAGCCACGGCCAGCTCGATCAGCGACTCGAAATCAACTCGCAGGACGAAATCGGCGAAATGGCGGCGACCTTTAATTATATGGCCCGGGGCCTGCAGGAGAGGGAGATCATCGAGACCTTCAGCCGGCAGCTCGGATTCACCATCGAGCTGGAGAAAATCGCCAGGCTCATCACCCGGCAGGTCAGCGCCGCTATCAAGGCTGGACGCTGCCTTCTGCTGCTGCAGCGCGGCGCCTCCGGCCGTTTCGTTCTCCTCAACGCAGTGCCCGCGCCGGCCGCATCCGAGGGGACCGCAGTCGTGCTGGACGATCAGACGGTCAGCCGCCTGCTCGCTCGGCGCGATCCCGTGCTGCTCCATGCCTCCGAAGTTGCGACAACAAGCGGTGCTGCGCTCCGGGATGCGATGGGGGTCAGTACGGAGGCTCTGATCGCGCCACTGGTGATTAAAGAAGGACTCCGGGGTCTCTTTATCCTCGATCGCGCACCGGACCGGGAGCCCCCCTCCGAGGAAGAGCTCCGCCTTCTGACCACCATGCTGTCGCAAGGCGCCATTGCCATCGAAAATGCCCTCCTTTATGAGGAACTGACCGAACAGGAGCGGCTCAAGAAGGAGTTTGAGATCGCCCGCCGGGTGCAGCTGAGCCTGCTGCCGCAACGCACCCCGGAGATGACCGGCCTGGAGATCGCTGGAATCTGCCTCCCCGCCGAGGAGATCGGCGGCGATTATTACGACTATTTCGCGCTTGACGGGGAGACCCTCGGCATCGCCATCGCCGATGTAACCGGCAAGGGGAGTTCAGCGGCGTTTTATATGGCCGTCATCAAGGGGATCATGCTCTCCCTAACGCCCCGCCATCGATCGCCGCGAGAACTCCTGCGCGAATTGAACAGGCGCGTTCTCCAGACCATGGATCGACGGATCTTTGCGACCATGATCTATGCGACCCTGGATACCCGGCTCAAGGTATTGACCTTTGCCCGGGCGGGCCACAATGCCCTGATCCGGCGCAGAGCCAGGGATGGCGGGGTCGAATTTCTGACGCCCCGGGGCATCGGTCTAGGTCTGGCGCAAGACGGTCATTTTGAGCAGCATATCTCGGAGGTCCGGGTCCGGTATGACGTCGGGGACCTTTTTATTTTTTACACCGATGGCATCTCCGAGGCGATGAACCTGGAGCGGCAGGAATTTGGCGAGGACAAGCTGATGGCGTATGTCGCCTCGCTGGATGCGTGCACGGCCCGCGAGGTGAATGCGGGGATCATCGACCGGATTTTTGAGCACATGCGGCAGGGTGCGCCGCATGATGACATCACGCTGGTGACGGTGAAAGCCATGTGA
- a CDS encoding alpha/beta fold hydrolase produces MLLLIHSLGSYGKGWGRTIPELAKHYRVIAVDLPGYGKSNKGFYPYTLPFYAQVLTEMLDALKIVKATFVGRSMGGQIAMVTALLCPERVDKLVLVSPAGFKKFTDGEGAWMKKAMLTGPSG; encoded by the coding sequence GTGCTGCTGCTGATCCACAGCCTTGGTTCCTATGGTAAGGGCTGGGGCCGTACCATTCCGGAGCTCGCCAAACACTATCGCGTCATCGCCGTCGATCTGCCGGGATATGGCAAATCGAATAAGGGGTTTTATCCCTACACCCTGCCCTTTTACGCCCAGGTCCTGACCGAGATGCTGGATGCCTTGAAGATCGTGAAGGCGACCTTTGTCGGTCGTTCTATGGGCGGACAGATCGCCATGGTCACCGCGCTGCTCTGCCCGGAGCGCGTCGACAAGCTGGTGCTGGTCTCCCCCGCCGGATTTAAAAAATTCACCGACGGCGAAGGGGCCTGGATGAAAAAGGCGATGTTGACCGGTCCATCAGGTTAA
- a CDS encoding two-component regulator propeller domain-containing protein, which translates to MTNNTKHRRFAFAQVSDSSCCVAVAVLSALLICSVSAFAQDRAFRFESLTTADGLSSNHITCIYQDHLGYLWIGTVDGLNRYDGEEVLNWYHHPLDSSSIYCNSITCIFEDREHRFWVATQHAVNLMDRSTSPFSSRPLRRR; encoded by the coding sequence ATGACAAACAACACTAAACACAGGCGCTTCGCTTTTGCACAAGTAAGCGATTCTTCCTGTTGTGTGGCCGTTGCAGTATTATCGGCGCTGCTCATCTGCAGTGTATCCGCCTTTGCACAGGATCGCGCCTTCCGCTTCGAGAGTTTGACCACCGCGGACGGCCTCTCCAGCAACCACATCACCTGCATCTATCAGGATCACCTCGGCTATCTCTGGATTGGCACCGTCGACGGTCTCAACCGCTACGATGGCGAGGAGGTTCTGAACTGGTATCACCATCCTCTCGATTCTTCCTCGATCTACTGCAATTCCATTACCTGCATATTTGAAGACCGCGAGCACCGTTTCTGGGTCGCCACCCAGCATGCCGTTAACCTGATGGACCGGTCAACATCGCCTTTTTCATCCAGGCCCCTTCGCCGTCGGTGA
- a CDS encoding DUF5009 domain-containing protein codes for MAESLVANPLQRDRLMSLDFFRGLTMFFLIGESTRLYEILRGTAFDGTLLGFIGWQLEHHEWNGLHFWDLVQPFFMFIVGVAIPFSVAKRRAAGAEWPQLYRHALRRSLLLLILGVGLYCISAGRLTFELWNVLAQLSFTYLVAFLLMRYPAAVQVGISLGMILLSEVLYRLWAVPGFNQPFVPDHNFGSWVDLLLMGKFSHGHWVAFNAVPTSAHTIWGVVAGQWLAGKSTSSRKIIYLLALGVLGVAAGMALDPVTPIIKRICTSSFVIVSGGWCLIALGLSYWLVDVQGWRRVPRFFTYVGMNSLFIYLFCHTGAADWITGIFKPFTDFLFAWSGPEGAAAFTALFVWLALWGICYWLYRNRIFIKI; via the coding sequence ATGGCCGAGTCCCTGGTTGCAAACCCCCTGCAGCGTGATCGCCTGATGTCGCTGGATTTCTTTCGCGGTCTGACGATGTTTTTCCTGATCGGCGAGTCCACCCGGCTCTACGAGATCCTGCGCGGCACGGCATTCGATGGCACGTTGCTCGGTTTCATCGGCTGGCAGTTGGAGCATCACGAATGGAACGGCCTCCATTTCTGGGACCTGGTCCAGCCTTTTTTCATGTTCATCGTCGGCGTGGCCATCCCCTTTTCCGTCGCCAAGCGCCGTGCTGCCGGTGCGGAGTGGCCGCAGTTGTACCGTCATGCCTTGCGGCGTTCCCTGCTGCTGCTGATACTCGGTGTCGGCCTGTACTGCATCAGCGCCGGCCGGCTGACCTTTGAGCTGTGGAATGTCCTGGCGCAGCTCTCCTTCACCTATCTGGTGGCCTTTTTGCTGATGCGCTATCCCGCCGCCGTGCAGGTCGGCATCAGCCTGGGGATGATCCTTTTGAGCGAAGTCCTCTATCGCCTCTGGGCGGTGCCGGGATTCAACCAGCCCTTCGTGCCGGACCATAATTTCGGCTCCTGGGTCGACCTGCTGCTGATGGGCAAGTTTTCGCACGGACACTGGGTGGCGTTCAATGCCGTGCCGACCTCGGCCCATACCATTTGGGGTGTGGTCGCCGGGCAATGGCTGGCGGGCAAAAGCACCTCCTCGCGCAAGATTATTTATCTTCTGGCCCTGGGAGTCCTCGGCGTCGCGGCAGGCATGGCTCTGGATCCGGTCACGCCCATCATCAAGCGCATCTGCACCAGTTCCTTCGTCATTGTCAGTGGCGGCTGGTGCCTGATCGCCCTTGGGCTCAGTTACTGGCTGGTTGACGTGCAGGGCTGGCGGCGCGTCCCGCGTTTCTTCACCTACGTCGGCATGAACTCTTTGTTCATCTATCTCTTCTGTCACACCGGCGCGGCTGACTGGATCACCGGAATCTTCAAGCCCTTCACGGATTTCCTCTTTGCCTGGAGCGGCCCCGAGGGCGCCGCCGCATTCACCGCCCTCTTCGTCTGGCTGGCCTTGTGGGGCATCTGTTACTGGCTCTATCGCAACCGGATTTTTATCAAGATCTGA
- a CDS encoding PaaI family thioesterase translates to MLKIRNPFTATAGYHCFGCCPTNPIGLQLEFWQDGDDLVAFWQPRGEYQGWGNILHGGIQTTLLDEIGGWIILIACEKAGVTVQMEMKFLKPVSITEGRLTIRCRIREQKRRVVVVESELINAAGDLCTRGLAHYFTFERENAPEHLRFPEKGAFFEEGENV, encoded by the coding sequence ATGCTCAAGATCCGTAATCCCTTCACTGCAACCGCCGGTTACCATTGCTTCGGCTGCTGTCCGACCAACCCCATCGGCCTTCAGCTGGAGTTCTGGCAGGATGGTGACGACCTGGTCGCTTTCTGGCAGCCGCGCGGCGAGTACCAGGGCTGGGGTAACATCCTCCACGGCGGCATCCAGACGACCCTCCTCGATGAGATCGGCGGCTGGATCATCCTGATCGCCTGCGAAAAGGCAGGTGTGACGGTGCAGATGGAAATGAAATTCCTCAAGCCGGTCTCCATAACCGAGGGCCGGCTGACCATCCGCTGCCGCATCCGCGAGCAGAAACGCCGCGTCGTCGTCGTAGAAAGCGAGCTTATCAACGCTGCCGGCGACCTTTGCACGCGCGGCCTGGCACACTACTTCACCTTCGAGCGCGAAAACGCTCCGGAACATCTGCGCTTCCCCGAGAAGGGCGCCTTTTTCGAGGAGGGTGAAAACGTATAA
- a CDS encoding transglutaminase domain-containing protein has product MKMRKGMALMALAVLTACAKPAPPPAESWPALIAAGEFTRAEQEIRALLARPEITTEKRRELEFEIERMQRIRRDFPKSEAEVLEFIRTVIPDADSLKLAAWEQERSLEMLRIDGEKRYFRYAARNLFRINAACRKIWQAAHPDEEAPAGGPGSWTLDDHIKRIIAGATPAQPWAEPVRLHIDYTLTVNADAVPAGETLRCWLPFPREIPGRQTDIRLISTWPEKHVLADTARLQRTLYLEQTAVAATPARFNVVYEYTSFGSFHRIDAEKVTPADPQGPLQPWLQEEPPHIVFTPELRALAQQLTGGETNPYRIAQKIYAWVEENVPWASAREYSTIPNIPMYAYENHHGDCGIQHLTFITLCRLCGIPARWQSGWEFKPPTDSMHDWGMLWFAPYGWVPVDVTYGEREAEDPAHRWFYIGGMDSYRLIFNDAISQPFDPPKQHFRSETVDSQRGEVEWRGGNLYFDQWDWEMKWRVVEP; this is encoded by the coding sequence ATGAAGATGCGGAAAGGAATGGCCCTCATGGCCCTCGCAGTGTTGACGGCCTGCGCGAAACCCGCACCGCCGCCGGCGGAGTCATGGCCGGCGCTGATCGCGGCGGGCGAATTCACCCGGGCGGAACAGGAGATCAGGGCCCTGCTGGCCCGGCCCGAGATCACCACGGAAAAACGCAGGGAGCTGGAGTTCGAAATCGAGCGGATGCAGCGCATCCGCCGGGATTTTCCTAAATCCGAGGCGGAGGTGCTCGAATTCATCCGTACTGTCATTCCGGACGCGGACAGCCTGAAACTGGCGGCATGGGAACAGGAGCGCTCCCTGGAGATGCTGCGGATTGACGGCGAGAAGCGCTATTTCCGGTATGCCGCCCGCAACCTCTTCCGCATCAATGCGGCATGCCGCAAGATCTGGCAGGCGGCGCATCCCGACGAGGAGGCCCCGGCTGGCGGGCCGGGCAGCTGGACGCTCGACGATCACATCAAGCGCATCATCGCCGGGGCGACGCCGGCGCAGCCGTGGGCCGAGCCGGTGCGCCTGCATATCGACTATACCCTCACTGTCAATGCGGATGCGGTCCCCGCCGGCGAGACGCTGCGCTGCTGGCTCCCCTTCCCGCGCGAAATCCCCGGCCGCCAGACCGATATCCGCCTGATCAGTACCTGGCCGGAGAAACATGTTCTTGCCGATACCGCGCGGCTGCAGCGCACCCTTTATCTCGAGCAGACCGCGGTCGCCGCAACACCAGCGCGCTTCAACGTAGTGTATGAGTATACCAGCTTCGGAAGTTTTCACCGCATCGATGCGGAGAAGGTGACCCCGGCCGATCCGCAGGGCCCGCTGCAGCCCTGGCTGCAGGAGGAGCCGCCGCATATTGTCTTCACCCCCGAGCTGCGCGCCCTGGCGCAGCAGCTCACCGGCGGCGAGACCAATCCCTACCGCATCGCACAAAAGATTTACGCCTGGGTGGAGGAGAACGTGCCCTGGGCCTCGGCGCGGGAGTATTCCACCATTCCCAACATTCCGATGTACGCCTATGAGAACCATCATGGCGACTGCGGCATCCAGCATCTGACCTTTATCACCCTGTGCCGTCTTTGCGGTATCCCGGCGCGCTGGCAGTCCGGCTGGGAGTTCAAGCCCCCCACCGACAGCATGCATGATTGGGGGATGCTCTGGTTCGCGCCGTACGGCTGGGTGCCGGTGGATGTCACCTATGGCGAACGCGAGGCCGAGGATCCGGCGCACCGCTGGTTCTATATCGGCGGAATGGACAGCTACCGCCTGATCTTCAATGATGCCATCAGCCAGCCTTTCGATCCGCCCAAGCAGCATTTCCGTTCTGAAACGGTGGACTCGCAGCGCGGCGAGGTGGAGTGGCGCGGCGGCAATCTCTATTTCGACCAGTGGGATTGGGAGATGAAATGGCGGGTGGTGGAGCCGTGA
- a CDS encoding alpha/beta fold hydrolase: MQLAYRKLGSGPPLIILHGLFGMSDNWLTIARRIAAKHTVFLPDQRNHGDSPHSDAFSYELLAEDLEEFIVQQGLGVVSVIGHSMGGKAAMCHALRYPQRVAKLVVVDIAPKAYDHPFFRRVLDFMVALDLSRFERRAEIDAVFAEVVPKPSVRQFILKNLQRTESGYRWQIHVKSLSENLDRIFAAVGEGGRSWDKPALFVRGGRSDYVLDEDEALIKTLFPQARLVTIPGASHWLHVDAEEILCSHLRAYLGC, from the coding sequence ATGCAGCTCGCCTACAGAAAACTCGGCAGCGGCCCGCCCCTGATCATTCTCCACGGGCTTTTCGGGATGTCGGACAACTGGCTGACGATCGCGCGGCGCATCGCCGCGAAGCACACGGTCTTTCTCCCCGATCAGCGCAACCACGGCGATTCGCCGCACAGCGACGCCTTCAGCTACGAACTCCTGGCGGAGGATCTGGAGGAGTTCATTGTGCAGCAGGGTTTGGGCGTGGTCAGCGTCATCGGCCACTCCATGGGCGGCAAGGCGGCCATGTGCCACGCCCTGCGCTATCCGCAGCGGGTCGCCAAGCTGGTGGTCGTCGATATCGCTCCCAAGGCCTATGATCATCCCTTTTTCCGGCGGGTGCTGGATTTCATGGTGGCGCTGGACCTCAGCCGCTTCGAGCGGCGCGCGGAGATCGACGCGGTCTTCGCCGAGGTCGTCCCCAAGCCGAGCGTGCGGCAATTCATCCTCAAGAACCTGCAGCGCACCGAATCTGGCTACCGCTGGCAGATCCATGTCAAGAGCCTGTCGGAAAACCTCGACCGGATCTTCGCGGCCGTCGGTGAGGGGGGGCGGAGCTGGGACAAACCAGCCCTTTTCGTGCGCGGCGGCCGCTCTGATTACGTCCTGGATGAGGACGAGGCCCTCATCAAGACCCTGTTTCCGCAGGCTCGCCTGGTGACCATCCCCGGGGCCTCGCACTGGCTGCATGTCGATGCGGAAGAGATCCTTTGCAGCCACCTCCGCGCCTATTTGGGCTGCTGA
- a CDS encoding thymidylate synthase has translation MTGDIPVLFTEGNSLAEAWEQSLISLHRYGCEIKTEYDKPEDPPSKDCSMTIVVHDPLAEPMIHRDFPGGLEDLQEYVLEVLEGIKDHCIRDVTAGEADTRWEYTYHQRLFAWQESASARIYDQIELIAEKLARTPWSRRCQAVTWKVWEDNYCADPPCLQSLWCRMLPDEAGGWRLNTNVRFRSNDAYKAAFMNMFALVQLQAEIARRIAAQSGRTILLGRYVHQADSYHIYGFNLREFESRFLQALQNRSFEQRTFRYADVRDLMEEAIPAIRAKAAAMGREVPPAVQ, from the coding sequence ATGACGGGAGATATTCCGGTTCTTTTCACCGAGGGGAACAGCCTGGCCGAGGCCTGGGAACAATCCCTGATCAGCCTGCACCGCTACGGCTGCGAGATCAAGACCGAATACGACAAGCCCGAGGATCCGCCGAGCAAGGACTGCTCGATGACCATCGTCGTCCACGACCCTCTCGCCGAACCGATGATCCACCGCGATTTTCCCGGCGGACTCGAAGATCTCCAGGAGTATGTCCTCGAGGTGCTCGAGGGGATCAAGGACCACTGTATCCGCGACGTCACCGCCGGAGAGGCGGACACGCGCTGGGAGTACACCTACCACCAGCGCCTCTTCGCCTGGCAAGAGTCCGCTTCCGCCCGAATCTATGACCAGATCGAGCTGATCGCGGAGAAACTGGCCCGGACCCCCTGGTCGCGCCGCTGCCAAGCGGTCACCTGGAAGGTGTGGGAGGACAATTACTGCGCTGATCCGCCCTGCCTGCAGAGCCTTTGGTGCCGCATGCTCCCGGACGAGGCGGGGGGCTGGCGTCTCAATACCAATGTGCGTTTTCGCTCCAACGACGCCTATAAGGCCGCTTTCATGAACATGTTCGCCCTGGTACAGCTGCAGGCGGAGATCGCCCGGCGCATCGCCGCGCAGTCCGGCCGCACCATCCTTCTCGGACGCTATGTGCACCAGGCCGACAGCTACCACATTTACGGCTTTAACCTGCGCGAATTCGAATCCCGCTTCCTCCAGGCCCTGCAGAACCGCTCGTTCGAGCAGCGCACCTTTCGTTATGCGGACGTTCGCGATCTCATGGAAGAAGCCATTCCCGCGATCCGCGCCAAGGCCGCGGCGATGGGCCGCGAAGTTCCACCTGCGGTGCAGTAA
- a CDS encoding tetratricopeptide repeat protein, with translation MKLASLLFISMGLAAGALAQPVLDQVIPITTASEEARTLFLQGRDQLENIDYAAAARHFDRAIEKDPGFALAFLYRSLAGGSAQTAEENMEKAQALSANASEGERLLVAFYKASNEARGAAALQSMDKLLALYPDDKRLKTYAGFYFQTHSDNAKAIELYQQALQIDKEYAPAYNYLGYANMAVGDYPAAEKAFLEYIRLMPHLPNPYDSYAEFLLKRGRYDESIVQYQKAYDTDNQFTGSLSGIGNNYLFMGEYDKARNYYERYFSESPRISDKLIALRLQARSYLYQDKVDEAMAAYARHQAFAEKEKESAILITTAFNEGFVLSEMGRPVEGLRQCTEAAAMIDRSELAIHARENLQINGTYWLTLVNAANRLFDKAQVSLADYVAAIRLRNNPDESISLHALLGYLAFQDKRWDGAIAQLQRLENDPWALFYRARCLQKKGDQQGARLLFDRVVHWNQESLNLAVVWSRARKALGN, from the coding sequence ATGAAACTTGCGAGCCTGCTCTTCATTTCTATGGGACTGGCGGCTGGGGCCCTGGCACAGCCGGTTCTCGACCAGGTCATCCCGATCACCACCGCCTCCGAGGAGGCACGAACCCTCTTCCTGCAGGGACGCGACCAGCTGGAGAACATCGATTACGCCGCTGCGGCCAGGCACTTCGACCGCGCCATAGAGAAAGATCCGGGATTCGCCCTCGCTTTTCTCTACCGCAGCCTTGCAGGCGGCAGCGCCCAGACTGCGGAGGAAAATATGGAAAAGGCCCAGGCTCTGTCGGCCAATGCCTCCGAAGGAGAACGGCTGCTGGTCGCTTTCTACAAGGCGAGCAATGAGGCCAGAGGAGCGGCTGCCCTTCAGAGTATGGACAAGCTCCTGGCCCTATACCCGGATGACAAGCGGCTGAAAACCTACGCCGGCTTTTATTTCCAGACCCACTCCGATAATGCCAAAGCCATAGAACTCTATCAGCAGGCCCTGCAAATCGACAAGGAGTACGCTCCTGCCTATAATTACCTGGGATACGCCAATATGGCCGTCGGGGATTACCCCGCCGCTGAAAAAGCCTTCCTGGAGTACATCCGCCTCATGCCCCACCTGCCTAACCCCTACGATTCGTATGCCGAGTTTTTACTCAAGCGGGGCCGCTACGACGAATCGATCGTGCAATATCAAAAGGCCTATGATACCGACAACCAGTTCACCGGCAGTCTCTCCGGCATCGGCAATAATTATCTCTTCATGGGGGAGTATGACAAGGCCCGTAACTATTACGAACGCTACTTCAGTGAAAGCCCGCGGATCAGCGACAAACTGATCGCACTGCGGCTGCAGGCGCGATCGTATCTCTATCAGGACAAGGTGGATGAGGCGATGGCCGCCTATGCCCGGCATCAGGCCTTCGCCGAAAAGGAAAAAGAGTCCGCGATCCTGATCACGACCGCTTTCAACGAAGGATTTGTCCTCAGCGAGATGGGCCGGCCGGTGGAGGGACTCCGCCAGTGCACCGAGGCCGCTGCGATGATCGACCGGTCCGAACTCGCCATTCATGCCCGGGAAAACCTGCAGATCAACGGCACGTACTGGCTTACCCTCGTCAACGCGGCCAATCGTCTCTTCGACAAGGCGCAAGTGAGCCTTGCAGACTATGTCGCCGCAATCCGGCTGCGCAACAATCCGGATGAGTCCATATCGCTGCATGCCCTGCTGGGATACCTCGCCTTTCAGGACAAACGGTGGGATGGCGCCATCGCCCAACTACAACGCCTGGAGAACGATCCGTGGGCCCTCTTTTACCGCGCTCGCTGCCTGCAAAAAAAGGGGGACCAGCAGGGGGCACGCCTTCTCTTCGACAGGGTGGTCCACTGGAATCAGGAGAGCCTTAACCTCGCCGTGGTCTGGAGCCGCGCCCGTAAAGCCCTGGGCAATTAG
- a CDS encoding glycoside hydrolase family 88 protein, translating into MKTRCSCFRIGIIILLCSGLAGCAIFTTLFQDRLSHSESSQEKIGRLVAEDLLARPEFMIYQASFWTGIHYAEACAGFGAVHLAGLLHDQELLSRLASRYARAKTDSLTDLADHVDANVYGILPLEVYRFTRDERFFQQGIALADAQWADPQPDGLTHQTRFWIDDVWMIGALQVQAWRTTGKPVYLERAALEIDAYLQKLQQPNGLFYHGEGAPFFWGRGNGWTAAGMAELLSELPSDNPHYQAILAGYRRMMEALRRYQAEDGMWRQLIDNPAAWKESSATAMFGYAITVGVNKGLLDRSLYTPVYQKAWEALLTYIGVDGRVAEVCIGTGKSADINHYLTRPRVTGDLHGQAPVLWFACALLERNR; encoded by the coding sequence ATGAAGACAAGATGCTCCTGTTTTAGAATTGGGATTATTATTCTACTTTGCAGCGGCCTCGCCGGCTGTGCCATATTCACCACCCTCTTCCAAGATCGCTTGAGCCACAGCGAGTCAAGCCAGGAAAAGATCGGCCGTCTGGTTGCCGAAGATCTTCTGGCACGGCCAGAATTCATGATCTATCAGGCCTCGTTTTGGACCGGGATACACTACGCGGAGGCCTGCGCCGGTTTCGGCGCCGTACATCTGGCCGGTTTGCTGCATGACCAGGAGTTGCTCTCTCGCCTGGCCAGCCGCTACGCCCGGGCGAAGACGGACAGCCTGACCGACCTGGCCGATCATGTCGATGCCAACGTCTACGGCATCCTACCGCTCGAAGTGTATCGATTCACCAGGGATGAGCGTTTTTTCCAGCAGGGGATCGCGCTGGCGGATGCCCAATGGGCCGATCCCCAGCCCGACGGCCTGACCCATCAGACCCGCTTCTGGATCGACGATGTTTGGATGATCGGCGCCCTGCAGGTACAGGCCTGGCGCACCACCGGCAAGCCGGTCTATCTTGAACGGGCCGCCCTTGAAATCGATGCCTACCTGCAGAAACTGCAGCAGCCCAATGGCCTGTTTTATCACGGCGAAGGCGCTCCCTTTTTCTGGGGCCGGGGCAACGGTTGGACCGCCGCGGGGATGGCCGAGCTGCTTTCCGAGCTGCCGTCGGATAACCCACATTACCAAGCCATCCTCGCGGGGTATCGCCGGATGATGGAAGCCCTGCGCCGTTACCAGGCTGAAGACGGGATGTGGCGGCAGCTGATCGATAATCCCGCTGCCTGGAAGGAGAGCTCCGCTACGGCCATGTTCGGCTACGCCATCACCGTCGGGGTCAACAAAGGGCTTCTCGACCGTTCCCTTTACACGCCGGTCTACCAGAAAGCCTGGGAAGCGCTCCTCACCTATATCGGTGTGGACGGCCGGGTCGCCGAGGTCTGTATCGGCACCGGCAAGAGCGCCGACATCAATCACTACCTCACCCGGCCGCGGGTCACCGGAGATCTCCACGGCCAGGCGCCGGTACTCTGGTTCGCATGCGCCTTGCTGGAACGCAACCGTTAA